A window of Dehalococcoidia bacterium contains these coding sequences:
- a CDS encoding leucine-rich repeat domain-containing protein, with protein MYFPDPNLEALIRQQINKPSGEILPADLERLTSLNLASTLSYPPRRILKLDGLEYCTNLTSLNLDSNCISDLTPLSKLVNLRELNLGVNEIEDITALAGLSNLTSLGLGGNNISDISVISHLTELTELFLRCNHISDLSPLSSLSNLSFLQLDANEIWDISPLANLTHLQGLDCWYNSVRDLSPLSKLVNLQEIQFHGNGISNITPLRDLTNINYIDLGENKIEDISALSKLTSLTWLQLGNNQIKDISPLSGLTELDQLCLGTNQISDISALSNLKALSQLDLKANQITNISVLSGLENLGIIDLYNNEIRDISPLVQNAGFSGGTLQLAGNPLSVRSITEYIPKLKKRGVQIGWPQYLED; from the coding sequence GTGTATTTCCCTGATCCTAACCTTGAGGCGCTCATCCGCCAGCAAATCAATAAGCCGAGTGGAGAAATCCTTCCGGCCGATCTGGAACGACTGACAAGCCTCAATTTAGCCTCAACCCTATCATACCCTCCTCGTAGAATCCTCAAACTGGACGGATTAGAATATTGCACCAACCTGACCAGCCTGAATCTTGATTCCAACTGTATCTCCGACCTTACTCCTCTTTCCAAACTCGTTAACTTGAGAGAACTAAACCTCGGGGTTAATGAAATAGAGGATATCACAGCACTCGCTGGGCTAAGCAATCTGACCAGTCTGGGTTTGGGCGGGAACAATATCAGCGACATATCCGTAATATCTCACCTCACTGAGCTGACCGAACTCTTCCTGCGTTGCAACCACATATCCGATCTATCGCCGCTTTCAAGCCTTTCCAATCTGTCATTTCTGCAACTAGATGCAAATGAAATATGGGATATCTCTCCACTTGCCAACCTAACCCATCTGCAAGGTCTAGATTGCTGGTACAACAGCGTAAGAGATCTTTCCCCGCTCTCAAAGCTCGTAAACCTGCAAGAGATACAGTTCCACGGTAATGGCATATCCAATATAACACCTCTTCGTGATTTGACTAATATCAATTACATCGATTTAGGCGAAAACAAAATAGAAGATATCTCTGCCCTCTCCAAGCTCACATCGCTCACCTGGCTGCAATTGGGAAATAACCAGATAAAGGATATCTCCCCGCTTTCCGGCCTTACCGAATTGGATCAGTTGTGCTTAGGGACAAACCAGATCAGCGATATCTCCGCTTTATCGAATCTTAAAGCTCTATCGCAACTTGATCTCAAGGCAAACCAGATAACCAATATTTCAGTTCTTTCAGGTCTTGAAAATCTAGGCATTATCGATCTATATAACAATGAAATACGGGATATCTCACCGCTGGTACAGAATGCTGGATTTAGCGGTGGCACTTTGCAGCTCGCCGGAAACCCGTTGAGTGTGAGGTCCATAACTGAATACATTCCCAAGCTTAAGAAAAGAGGTGTCCAGATAGGCTGGCCTCAATATTTAGAGGATTGA